One stretch of Miscanthus floridulus cultivar M001 chromosome 18, ASM1932011v1, whole genome shotgun sequence DNA includes these proteins:
- the LOC136523637 gene encoding zinc-finger homeodomain protein 8-like, translating into MGGQAFDDCGEYMASSSDSLKCAACGCHRSFHRRTVLGAAALAPPGSSCARRGRRTAGLVPVVGAGAGAIVPNAAVATPPPWLDTRAGSETPPRTDDFGIGVGVGFMPVLPQGWWQRLR; encoded by the exons ATGGGCGGGCAGGCCTTCGACGACTGTGGCGAGTACATGGCCTCCTCGTCGGACTCGCTCAAGTGCGCGGCTTGCGGGTGCCACCGCAGCTTCCACCGCCGCACAGTCTTGGGCGCCGCCGCGTTGGCGCCACCGGGCTCGTCGTGCGCCC gccGCGGCCGTCGCACGGCAGGCCTTGTTCCCGTCGTCGGTGCCGGTGCTGGTGCCATTGTGCCTAACGCCGCCGTCGCCACCCCACCCCCGTGGCTCGACACGCGCGCCGGCTCCGAGACGCCGCCGCGCACGGACGACTTCGGCATCGGTGTCGGCGTCGGTTTCATGCCCGTGCTGCCGCAGGGGTGGTGGCAAAG ACTCCGTTGA